The nucleotide window AGGGCGAAGTCAGTAATGCGTCCACCAGCCGGGCGGGACACACCTACTTTACGATAAAGGATGAAGACGCACAGCTGTCGGCGGTGATCTGGCGGGGCGTAAATCAACGGCTGGGCGTAGAATTGGAAGACGGTCAGCAAATTATAGCTGGCGGCGATATCCAGGTATATCCCCCGCACGGAAAATACCAGCTGATTGTGCGATCGGTAGAGCAGGCCGGGAAGGGAAAGCTGCAAGAGGCCTTTGAAAAGCTCAAGAAAGAACTTAAAGAAGAAGGACTTTTTGATGACGAGCACAAAAAAGCACTGCCGAAATTTCCGTTTAAAATTGGGGTGATCACTTCGGCAACGGGGGCCGCTTTTCACGATATCCGCGATACGCTCGAACGTCGCTGGCCCGTAGCCGAGGTGCTCCTCCATCATGCAAGCGTGCAGGGCGTCAATGCTGCCCCCCAGCTGGTTAAAGCGATCAACTGGTTTTCGGAGCGCCAAAATGTTGATGTGCTCATCGTTGGTCGCGGCGGCGGATCGCTGGAAGATCTGTGGCCTTTTAATGAGGAGGCGGTCGCCCGCGCCTTGTTCAACTGTAAGGTACCGACCATCAGTGCCGTGGGACACGAGGTGGATTTCAGCATCTCCGATTTTGTAGCCGATGCCCGCGCTGCCACGCCAACACAGGCTCCTATTATTGCCACGCCCGATATCAACGAGGTACGCATGTTTGCTGACGACCTGACCACCCGGCTGCATGATATTGTTGAGCAGCGCGTAACCGATCAAAAAGAGCGTATTCAACAGCTTGTGCAATCCCATGCCTTGCAGGTGGTACAACAAAAGGTGAGTAGCAATCATGAACATGTTAATAACCTGGTTGACCGACTCCGACACCGTCGCGAAGTTCATTTCATGAAAAAACATGATAAGCTGAAGGAATTACATCATCGATTGGAACTAAAGAATCCCAATGCGGCTCTTGAACAGGGCTATTCCCGCATCTGGCAAGATGACGAGTGGATTCGTTCTGTTGATGGGTTTGATAGTGATAAGGAGGCTACTATTGAGTGGGGAGATGGGAAGGAAGTAGTTAATTAATAGCTGTTGTATGTACTGTACCGGTTTTAATAATTGGGGGTCTGGGGCAAATCGCAGGAAAACAGTTGGAAAAGCAACAGGCGTTTCAGACTCATACAACTACATTCTTGTTGTAGTCTTAAATGCTATTTATTTCCGTTTAATCGCAAAGCCTGATATCTCAACACCCTGAACTGTTAATGTACCATTCATTCTTGAGGTAGGAGTTACATCAAAACGAGTTATTGCATCAGCCCCCATATTATTCGCTACTTTATAGATTTCGTCAATTGCTTTTTCTACATCAATATCATCTGGGTAGAATTCTTCAACTGTTTTATAACCGTTTGGACTATCAGGGGAAGGAACGCGCCGTGTCATTTTTCTAACGGCTGGCCACTGGGTAACTGTAATTAAACCAATTGATTGATAGTCACCATTATATGCTTCTGGAGTAAATAAAAACCCATCTTCAGTATATTCAGAAAAATCATAGCCTGTTACGTTAATAACTTCATCTCTGGCAGTGGTCTCTGGCCCAGCGCATGCTGAGGTGATAAAGCCAATGAGTAATAGCGTAAATATAAGTGATCGCATCTCTATTGATTTAGTTTGATATTGAATACTGTTGTTAACTAAAGAAAAGAAACTTATAAATGCGAACACTATGAAATATCCCCTTTAGAGCAGGGATATTCTTGATTTCGCAGGATGATGAGTGGGTTCGTTCTGTAGATGCCTTTAACACTGACAAGGAAACCACTATTGAATGGGGAGGAAGTAGTTAATAAATAGTTGTTTGAAGTTAAACTTGCTTCGTACCTCTGGTGCGAAACATATTCCATTCCGCACCGGAGGTACGGAATGAGTAGTAGGATTGAAGTTTTAGCTAATCAATTCCCCTAAATCCACTCCCCCCGTAAAACGGAGCACCGCAAAGGGGACTTTTAATTGATTGCTCGCAAATAATATAAATGAGTTCCTCCTTGGAGAAGGAGGACAGGAGGATTGAATATATTAGCACGTCCAGTCAATCTCCCTAATCCCTCTTAGAAAAGAGGGACTTTCTTGCCCATTTTACGGTTTTAACAGGACCTTTTGTGTCAAGACAAAAGGGGCATCATATCCGTTGCGCAGGCAGGCTACAAAACGATATTTAAAAATTTGTTTGGGTTAGATAAAACAGATTCCATGCAGACTATTAAATAATCTTGTATAATTAGAAAGCAGGTTAAAGCATCTCTAATTCAATATTTAACTTTCTACCGATATGTTTGAGCAATACAGCATTCAAGTCAACTACAAGAATCGTGAGCGAAAAATTCTTAATGCCTTGTTGGCCTTGGGTACTGGTTGCCTTACGCTCATTTATCCCAACTTTTTGTACCTGATTGCAGGCGGGTACCTTATAGCCTTGGGCGTACTGTTTATGGCCTTCCGTATTTCGCCGACCTTGTCTGCCATTCCCATTGTTGCAGGAATTGTAATCTTTATCTTTCCCGAACTTATCCCCGTCACCTTTGCCGCCTTTTTAGGCTTGTTTGGGATTATTCTCCTTTTTGGATTTCAGTTTGCTATACTTGGGGTCATCACACTGATTATTGCGTTGCTTATCGTAATGTATCCGGGCTCGATTGCTTATTTGATTGCTTCCTTTTTACTCATTTATTCAGTTTCAAACCTGATTTACTTTTATCAGGATTGGCGAAATACCTCTCAATAAAAAGGGACAACAAACAACGTCTGCTGTCCCTGATTGAAAATTATACAACAGGTATCAGGATTTTGCCTCGGGTTTGCTCATCTGTTCCATTTTAGCATCATAACCGGCCAATATCTGTGACAGCTGTTGTCGTGCTTCCCGGGGCAACTCCCCTTCCGCTCCATCGACCGCCCACCGTGCTGCAGAAACAAGAGCAGCCAGCTCGTAGGTATGCAGCGTAATCCGATATGTTGAAGATTTCACCTGTTCAATGTTCATGACTCTGCCGGTGCTTGTTCTTCAATGTGGGTAACGATACGTTCCAGCTCTTCAGAGAACAGATCGAAATCTTGTTGCATGCCATTCAGATAAACACTCCAACCTACCGACATCTTTGCATAATGCACCGCCTCCTGGATCTCCTCATCCGTTGCTCCGAAAAGACGAGCCGCTTCGGTATGGAAAAGGGTGCAATACCGGCATTTTGTTTCAGAATGAATTGCTATCCCCATAAGCTCTTTATACTTATTGGGGATCAGGGTCTCTCCCAACTCCAGGCGCTTGAAAAGCTGCCATTCATGATTGAAAGAATCATCTGGAATCTTCTTAAAAAAGGTGGGGACGAGTCCGAGCATCTCTTTCATTTCCTGCTCTACTTGTTCTCTTGGACGAATTTCGGCCATAACTACCTCCGCTTTTGTACTTAGTTTGATATTTACATGAGGTAAGGCCGCCTTATGATCTTCACCCTCCCTAAAACCTATATGCAATATAAACAACTATTTATAGCAAGAATAAGGGGAAGTATTGCAAAATATTCTCATTACATAGCAACATTCATTCTGTCAGGTATAACCTATATTCTGTATCGGGTTTATCTTTAATAAGATAATACGACAATTAGCCCTCTGCTATTGATCCCCATTTCCTACCTGCGCGGGATAGCAACCGAGCACCTTCAACGAGCTGGCTTCTTGCTCTAACTCCTGAAGGGCTACGTTAACTTCGGGATTGGCAATATTTCCTTCGATATCCAGGTAAAACTGGTATTTCCACGGTTCATTGGGCTTGGGACGTGATTCGAGTTTGGTCATTCGAATGTCATGTTCATTGATCACATTCAAACATTGAACAAGTGCGCCCTTATCGTGCGAAGTCACCATCAGCAGCGATGTTTTGCACGGGATCTGTGGATCAACGTCTACCGACTGCGGTCCCACAACCACAAAGCGGGTAAAGTTTTCAGATTGGTTAGCCAAATCACGCTTTAAAATCTTAAGTCCATAAATATCGGCCGCATAACTTCCCGCAATGGCAGCCTGTGACAAATCACCGTCCTCAAGCACTTTCTTTGCCGACATCGCCGTATCGATATACGATTCAACCTTGCAATCGTGAAGGGTGGCCAAAAAGTTGCTGCATTGTGCTATAGCCTGTGGGTGCGACATGATACGTCGAATACGATCCACAGGAATATCCTCCAACGCCAGCAAACAGTGGATAATGCGGATAGCCTCTTCACCCACAATGTGCAACTTATCATCAGCTAAGAGATCGTACGTTTCCCGGATGGATCCGGCCGTGGTATTTTCGATGGGCAAAATAGCGTAATCCACCTTTTGTTCTTTTACGGCTTCAGCAGCCTGACGAAAGGTATCATAGCCAAAACAATCTACCTGGGCATACCGCTCTTCAAAATGGCGGAAAGCAGCCTGATGACTAAATGCTCCATCCGTCCCCTGGTAAGCCACTCTAACAGTATCAGCATTCTTCTGTTCATTCTGATGGTCAACCAACGAATGGGTCTGAAACCGTACTGAATGATGAATAATATCTTTAAATAACTGCTCGGCAAAATAACGATCAAGTCCCACTTCGCGGGCTAATTTCGTTATCTTATCCAGCAGCTCTTCTTCCCGTTCGGTATCGCGGATATTAGATTCATCGTCAATTTTCAGCTCCGAAACTTCCCGAACCAGCTCTTGGCGTTTGGCCAAGGCTTCAACAATGGTTCTATCAGTTTGATCGAGCAGCTTTCGGATGGATTCAAGTTTGTCGGCCATCGGCAGTTTCTTTCGTTTGGGTAAATGAATTCAAAGGATATCAGATTCCGGCCTTTTATGAAAGGAGAAAACGAAAATATAATCCTCATCTTGCCACAATGCTCTGTGTTATGACAGACAGGTTAAACATAACATCCCGACATAGAATCCGTCTTCCCCGAAGCATTTAGTAGTAACACGTTATCACTAACTAATTGGCTACGCGCAGGTAAGCTTCGGAACGAGGTAAAGCTTATTATCCTGTCGATTTTCGATATCGAAAAATGGCTGCTGGTAAAATAATAATGGTCATTAAGGCAAGTATCCCAACTAACCTTTGAACCTCCGCCCATCCAGCTCCTTTAAGTAGCACCATCCGCATGATTTTAATAAAGTGTGCTACCGGATTCACCAGTGTTACATCCTGAGCCCAGCTCGGCATGCTTTCGATAGGCGTAAATAATCCTCCCATCAGAATAAAAACCACCATCAAAAACCAGGCAATAAACATCGCTTGCTGTTGGGTATCCGTGACGGTAGAAATAAACAGGCCAATGCCTTGCACCACGAGCAAGTAGATCCCTGCAATCGCAAATAATAGCCAGATATTTCCGACAAATGGGATACCGAAACCAAACCGAGCAATAGCCAATCCAAGCGCTAACTCGAAAAGAGCGATAATCCAAAACGGGAACAGTTTTCCCGTAATAAACTGGTAGCGCTTAATGGGCGTCACGTTAAGCTGCTCGATGGTACCCATCTCGCGTTCACGTACAATGTTCATACCCGATAAAAACATCCCGATCATAGAAACCAATACCACCAAAATGCCGGGTACCATGTAGTTGATATAATCCAGGTTTGGGTTATACCAGCTGGCGGGTATCATTTCGATTGCCTGCTGATCGGGTGGTTGTAGATTCTTCACCCGGGGTTGTACCTCGGAGCTAAAATCCTGGATAATGGATCGACCGTATCCCTGGATAAGTCCGGCTGTGGCCCCATCTACCGCATCAATATTCAGTTGTACAGATGCTGGCCGACCTGATTCTATGTTTCGCTCAAAATCATGGGGAATCACCATGACCAATCGCACGTTGTTGGCACGCATATCCTCAATACCTTGATCGACATCAACGGAGCGATTCTGCAAATTAAAATAGCCCGAGGCCTGAAATTTGTTAACTAGTTGCCGTGAAGCTGACGACTGGTCAAAATCCACCAAATGAACGTTGACTTCCCTGAGCTCGTACGTAGCCGCAAAGGAGAGAACTACCAATTGCACTACCGGCATCAAAAAGATAATAGGGAGCATCCCCTTGTTGCGGAAAATCTGTAAGAATTCTTTTTGTAATAGAAAGCGAATCGTTCTCATTTATTTGGCTGTTTAATAATCTATGAACTTTTAAATACTACTTACTTGGGTACTCAGTTCTCAGCAAACTATT belongs to Fodinibius sp. Rm-B-1B1-1 and includes:
- the xseA gene encoding exodeoxyribonuclease VII large subunit is translated as MSQSDLFTPQVLSVSELTGEIKSLLEGNFLDIKVEGEVSNASTSRAGHTYFTIKDEDAQLSAVIWRGVNQRLGVELEDGQQIIAGGDIQVYPPHGKYQLIVRSVEQAGKGKLQEAFEKLKKELKEEGLFDDEHKKALPKFPFKIGVITSATGAAFHDIRDTLERRWPVAEVLLHHASVQGVNAAPQLVKAINWFSERQNVDVLIVGRGGGSLEDLWPFNEEAVARALFNCKVPTISAVGHEVDFSISDFVADARAATPTQAPIIATPDINEVRMFADDLTTRLHDIVEQRVTDQKERIQQLVQSHALQVVQQKVSSNHEHVNNLVDRLRHRREVHFMKKHDKLKELHHRLELKNPNAALEQGYSRIWQDDEWIRSVDGFDSDKEATIEWGDGKEVVN
- the pheA gene encoding prephenate dehydratase, which translates into the protein MADKLESIRKLLDQTDRTIVEALAKRQELVREVSELKIDDESNIRDTEREEELLDKITKLAREVGLDRYFAEQLFKDIIHHSVRFQTHSLVDHQNEQKNADTVRVAYQGTDGAFSHQAAFRHFEERYAQVDCFGYDTFRQAAEAVKEQKVDYAILPIENTTAGSIRETYDLLADDKLHIVGEEAIRIIHCLLALEDIPVDRIRRIMSHPQAIAQCSNFLATLHDCKVESYIDTAMSAKKVLEDGDLSQAAIAGSYAADIYGLKILKRDLANQSENFTRFVVVGPQSVDVDPQIPCKTSLLMVTSHDKGALVQCLNVINEHDIRMTKLESRPKPNEPWKYQFYLDIEGNIANPEVNVALQELEQEASSLKVLGCYPAQVGNGDQ
- a CDS encoding ABC transporter permease, with the translated sequence MRTIRFLLQKEFLQIFRNKGMLPIIFLMPVVQLVVLSFAATYELREVNVHLVDFDQSSASRQLVNKFQASGYFNLQNRSVDVDQGIEDMRANNVRLVMVIPHDFERNIESGRPASVQLNIDAVDGATAGLIQGYGRSIIQDFSSEVQPRVKNLQPPDQQAIEMIPASWYNPNLDYINYMVPGILVVLVSMIGMFLSGMNIVREREMGTIEQLNVTPIKRYQFITGKLFPFWIIALFELALGLAIARFGFGIPFVGNIWLLFAIAGIYLLVVQGIGLFISTVTDTQQQAMFIAWFLMVVFILMGGLFTPIESMPSWAQDVTLVNPVAHFIKIMRMVLLKGAGWAEVQRLVGILALMTIIILPAAIFRYRKSTG
- a CDS encoding carboxymuconolactone decarboxylase family protein, whose amino-acid sequence is MAEIRPREQVEQEMKEMLGLVPTFFKKIPDDSFNHEWQLFKRLELGETLIPNKYKELMGIAIHSETKCRYCTLFHTEAARLFGATDEEIQEAVHYAKMSVGWSVYLNGMQQDFDLFSEELERIVTHIEEQAPAES